The Microbulbifer sp. YPW1 genome contains the following window.
AACTACCATCGCGTTTGTATCGGTATTGGGCGCGATACTTCGAGATTGATCAGCCAGATTTCCCTATGTGCCCGGTTAAGGCGAGCGAGCGTTTTAGTGATATTCCCTCCTGGATGCCTTCAGTGTGGTACAGAAACTGTTGGCCCAATATGAAGGGATTCGCTTTGGGGAGTTTTTCGGAAGGTTACATTCGGGTCAATGTGAAAGGGCGTGAAGTCCACGGCGTGGTTGAACCGGGTGATTTCCAATCTGTCATTGACGAAATCCGCGAAGTTCTGGGGGAGCTGCGTTGTGTTCGAACCGGTGAACCAATGGTAGCGAAGACTCTGCAGATGCGGGAAGACCCGCTGGATTCGAATGAGAAACTATCGGATGCCGACCTGGTGGTAACGTGGCAGGAAAAGTTTGCGAGTGATTGCGTCGAGCATCCCAGGTTCGGAACTATAGGACCGGTTCCGCATTTTCGTGCCGGTAGTCACCGTCACACTGGATTCTACTTGGCCGCGGGTGATCAGATTGCGGCTGACGCGCAGGTGGGAGAAGGGCATGCTCTTGATCTGCCGCCTAGCATTTTGCAACTATTAGGCGCAGCAATCCCGGAGTATATGCAAGGCAAGGTAATCTCAGCGTTATTACAACGAAAGGCAGCTTCGGAAGCTTTATAGCGTAGCGGTTTTGTAGCGCCAATGGGCTTTATGCGCTTCTGTCCGCGGATTGGCGTGAGTATGTATCTGGCCCATCTCTGGGCCAGACCAGGCGACTGAACTGGCCGTCGTTTTTTTGTGCACGGCGTACAGCCTAGCAACCATACCGTCTAAGCCCAATATCCCCGGCTTATCCCCAGCTATGTCCAGCGTTTCTGTGAGTAACACGTCTGTGCATAACTTAGAAAACTTTCACAAAATCAATCCACAGCGTTACGGAGAATTATCAACAGATAGACAAAAAATACCCCGCAATGCGAGGTATCTCTGGATCAACGGGATTTTGTGCACAGTTCGGAATTTAGAAGTGCACACTCCAGCCGAGAGAGGCGGACTCAACCTGGTATTCGCCGGAAAGTTCATCGCTACCCACCTCGGGAAAGAGCTCCCACTCTGCACGCAGGCTCCAGCGGTCTTTTATACGGTAACTGATACCGGCACCGTAGCCCCAGTGAAAACCGCTCGTGTTCTGTGAGTAAGTTCCGTCAACAGGGATACCTACAGGCTGCAGGCTTCCGTCTTCCAGCTGGAGAATGGCAATGGCTTCGCCTGACTGGCGGGAGCGAAGCTGGCTCAGCCAGAAGCCGCCGCCGACTTTGCCGAAGAAGCTCAGGCCGGATCCGCCCACGGGAAAGTGTCCGACAAAGAATGCGTTCCCCATGCGGGTAGTGATTCTGTCTTTGACGTTGATATAGGAAAACTGCGGGTTACTCACACAGAAGCTGCTGGTGGCGGTCGCGGTCTGGCGCAGGTCGGCCTCTACGGCCATTAGCGGGCTCCAACGCCAGCCTGCGTAGAGTTTTACGCCTGTGCCGCTGTCCGAGCAGCCGATGAATTCTGCGGATTGCTGATCGCGATTCAGTCCTTCCACGAAGCCGCGGGAACTGGAACAAACGGGATCAAGGGCTGTGCTCTGTAGGCTCAGACCGCCGTAGCGATGTGAATAGAAGTCTGCACTGGCGAGGCTGCTGCCAAGCAGAGAAAGGGGTACCACAAGCAGAAGAAGGGGCCTGACCATGGCGATACCTGCTCTGGAGTCGATGAATTTTTGCGGCAGCCACTCCCGATAAAATCCGTTGGGAAGTGGCCGCAGGACCTTTATACGGCCCTGATATCACATCATATTTTGAGCTGTGCGCGCAATTCCGCCAACTTCTTGGCATTTTCAGCTTTTGATAATGGCTTGGCGGTCTGGTGTTCGAGCTGTACCTGCTGTGGTGCCGGCAGCGTTTCGCCGGCCATCAGGCGTTCACATATTTTCTTATAGTGCGCAGCAAATACCGGGTAAGCGGAAGATTCGGGATTGTTGGCGAGAAAGAACCAGTCCGCCGCGCGACCGGCGTGGTACACCGCCGGGTGACTCCAGTTATGGTTCGCCTTGGGGCTCGGTGCGTTGCACGCTTCGCGGTAGGCCGCACGGGCCTCGGGCAGGCCATTTTCGCCCTCGGCACACAACTGGAGCATACGGTGTACGTTAGGCAGGAACTCACACTGGCGGATGGCGCGCTTGGCGCCGGCAACCATCTGTTCCGGTGAAAAGCCGGAAAGGGACTCCAGCCACAGCCGCTTGGCGTGGTTCAGTGTCTGCACGTCGGGGAAGGCCGAGTTGAACTGATTGTGATAGCTGAGCTTGAGCAGTCCGAATACTTCGTTCAGTGCACGCTTGCGCGCGTCCAGTTCGGGATCACCAGTTTGTGTCTGTGACGATGTCCC
Protein-coding sequences here:
- a CDS encoding outer membrane beta-barrel protein, with product MVRPLLLLVVPLSLLGSSLASADFYSHRYGGLSLQSTALDPVCSSSRGFVEGLNRDQQSAEFIGCSDSGTGVKLYAGWRWSPLMAVEADLRQTATATSSFCVSNPQFSYINVKDRITTRMGNAFFVGHFPVGGSGLSFFGKVGGGFWLSQLRSRQSGEAIAILQLEDGSLQPVGIPVDGTYSQNTSGFHWGYGAGISYRIKDRWSLRAEWELFPEVGSDELSGEYQVESASLGWSVHF
- a CDS encoding replication protein P; this encodes MASHKNPGTQVTSAQGTHQSGTSSQTQTGDPELDARKRALNEVFGLLKLSYHNQFNSAFPDVQTLNHAKRLWLESLSGFSPEQMVAGAKRAIRQCEFLPNVHRMLQLCAEGENGLPEARAAYREACNAPSPKANHNWSHPAVYHAGRAADWFFLANNPESSAYPVFAAHYKKICERLMAGETLPAPQQVQLEHQTAKPLSKAENAKKLAELRAQLKI